The following coding sequences are from one Lolium rigidum isolate FL_2022 chromosome 6, APGP_CSIRO_Lrig_0.1, whole genome shotgun sequence window:
- the LOC124664924 gene encoding uncharacterized protein LOC124664924 has translation MEISGEARQGWVATAAPEQCRGAVEAVPRGRGAAAAAPLEQWRGAVEAALPGTPAGAAWAHVASFFSAHRYLPGIDVCERVADGAGTAEDDDGHHQLIIPGCVRHVASRATGMWAREQLLEADHAARRLRYAVVASNMGFGRYVATLRVLDGGDRDADGGGCRISWAFECDALQGEGWSEAALVARLGASVQGMAERVQRLVARPVAAVGA, from the coding sequence AAGGGTGGGTCGCAACCGCGGCGCCCGAGCAGTGTCGAGGAGCCGTGGAGGCCGTGCCACGGGGACggggggctgcggctgcggcgccGCTCGAACAGTGGCGAGGCGCCGTGGAGGCGGCGCTGCCGGGCACGCCGGCGGGCGCAGCGTGGGCGCACGTCGCCAGCTTCTTCTCCGCGCACCGCTACCTGCCCGGCATCGACGTGTGCGAGCGCGTGGCGGACGGCGCCGGCACcgcggaggacgacgacggccaCCACCAGCTGATCATCCCCGGCTGCGTCCGGCACGTGGCCTCGCGCGCGACGGGCATGTGGGCGCGCGAGCAGCTGCTGGAGGCGGACCACGCGGCGCGGCGCCTCCGCTACGCCGTCGTCGCCAGCAACATGGGGTTCGGCCGCTACGTGGCCACGCTCCGCGTCCTGGACGGCGGCGACCGCGACGCTGACGGCGGCGGGTGCAGGATCTCGTGGGCGTTCGAGTGCGACGCCTTGCAGGGCGAGGGGTGGAGCGAGGCGGCGCTCGTGGCGCGCCTTGGCGCCAGTGTCCAGGGCATGGCTGAGCGGGTGCAGCGGCTGGTCGCACGGCCGGTAGCCGCCGTCGGCGCCTGA